AGGTGACCCATAATGCCATATTCCGTAAACTTGAAGACATGATGGATGTCCTGGAGCACGAAATCCGGCATCTTACATCAGACAGACTGGCCCAACTCTGTCAATGTTCATATTTATGACATTACAAGGAGGAAATGATATTATGGGTTTTAGACGGTTCGAACCCGATCTCCTTTGAAGTTGAAAAGACATATAATTTTTCAACATTTTCTGTGGTAAACTCATGAACATCCAAGGTCTCAATATCAAAGGCATTTCCGTTCTGCAAGCTAAATTGAAAATATCCCCTTATTTGTAACCTGTAAGTGCTGTTTGGGTGTTGCAGGCAATGTTTATATACATCGATTTTGACATGAAATAATGATAAAATTTAGCGTGAATTTTCGCATTAATATGCGCTATATCCTTATCTGTGCATTGCTACTGTGCAACCTGTACCATTGTAATATATCTCTGGCTGCAGATAATGCTGAGATTCTGCGCCGAAAATATGTATCGCTCATGCCACAACTTAACAGCAACCAGTTTCGGCATGCATTGTACCTGGATTCAACAGAGTCATCTTCTGCTATTACGGGTGACATCTACGCGCTAATAAATCACTCGTTTGATAGTATCAACAGCACGCTTAATGACTCCGCGAAAGGTCCGGCAAACTGGTGCGATGTGATGATCCTGCACCCAAACACCAAATATTGCCATGCCTCAACTGGCACTGATGGTAAGAAACTCAGCGTAATTGTAGGCAAGAAAATGCAGCAGTCATTGTCAAATGCTTACCGGATGGGATTCAACTACCAGGTAGTTGCCACCAACTCCGAATATTTCCGGATTTATATAAATGCTGACAGCGGACCGCTAGGCACCAAAGATTACTGCATCGTGCTGGAAGCAGTAGCTATAGATGCCAAGCATTCTTTCCTACATTTTACCTATTCTTTCGGCTACGGCACACTTTTTCGCGTAATGATAAAAACTTACTTAGCTACTATAGGTCGTAACAAGGTAGGTTTTACCAGCAACGGGCTCCAATCTAATGGGCAACCGGACTATGTAGGCGGCATACGTGGCATGGTGGAGCGGAACACCATGCGTTATTACCTGGCGTTAGATACCTATCTGAATGCGCTTTCCTTGCCTGCAGACAAGCGGCTGGAAAAGTGTCTCTCCAGCTGGTTTAGTGCAACAGAGCAATACGCGCGGCAACTTCATGAATTGGAACAGCAAGAATACATACAGATGAAATACCAGGAATACCAGCGGCAGCAGATTGCTCAATAACCGTAATATTTTTGTTCCACTTATTAGAGTTAAAAAAATCCAGACAAAAACAAATGCCTCGTAGAACCTAAAAATTATACTATGTTGCAATCTATTAAGCACTAATGATATATAACTCCTGAAGTCTATTTCTTTTTCAGGAGGTCCTATGAGAAAACCTGCACCATTACCGGCGGGCTCCAAAGAATCTTTGGAACAATTACTAAAAAAGGTAAAAACAAAGACACAATTTCAAAAGGTTCAGTGTTTATGGCTGCGTGCTTCCCTTGGGCTATCGTCTGACGATGTTGCCATCGCCATAGGCTGGAATGCGAGCTCGGTGCGTCATCTCCAGGCACTGTTTCTTAAGGAGGGCGAAGCGGTGCTTCAGGCGTCGAAGCGTGGGGGAAGATATCGGGCAAACATAACCGCTGATGAGGAAAACACGTTTCTTGCATCTTTTCTCGAAAAGTCAGTTCGTGGTGAGATTCTTGTGGTGAGTAAGATAAAAAGCGCCTATGAGAAAATTGTAGGACATGCGGTACCCAAATCGACAATCTACCGGATACTTGCTCGCCATGGATGGAGAAAGATTACCCCCCGCCCTCATCATCCGAAAGCAGACGTAATCCTTCAAGAGGAGTTTAAAAAAAATTCTCCGAAATAGTGAGAGAGACTGCCGGAAACGGCATGAGGATACGGATCATGTTTGAGGACGAGGCTTGTTTCGGCCCCATCAGTAACCCGCGATGCTGTTGGGCACCAAAAGGGATAAGACCCGCCGTGTCCCTCCAGCTTGTCCGCGAATACCTTCTTGAACAAATGCCAACTATGACTTTATCAAACGAGATAGAAATCGTTAAAGAGTGAAATTCGAGACTTTATATTAATACTTATGGAATATTAAAATCGTGATGTCATTGGTACGTTGCATGTCGAGTGAGACAGGCTTAAAGCACTTGAAGCCGTAGTTTTATTTGCAAAATCAATCACCATATAATACCATGTTACAGATGACTGTACCGCCCTTTGATGAAAAAAGATGCTATGAGTTAGGCAGGTGGTCTGAAGACGATCTTAACCACATGATATGTGAAGCTGCACGTATAGAAGAAATCGGTGAAAGGATAGAGTTTCTCTCCGCACAGTTCCTTGGAAATGACTATGGAGAATTCACGTTAATTGGTAGTGCCGGAACACCTGAGGAGTTCGTAATCAACCTGGAAGGTGTCGACTGTTTTACTTTTGTCGATTATGTGGAGGCCATGCGCCTGTCACTCTCTTTTGCGGAATTCAAAGATAATTTGAAAAGGGTGCGGTATCAATCCGGTGTAGTTGACTATGTGCGGCGTAACCATTTTTTTACAGATTGGATTATTTTTAATAAGGAATTTGTAGAAGATGTTACCAAAGAAGTTGGCGGACTAAAGACTAAAAAAGCCAATAAAATCCTGAATATTAAAGAAGATGGTACATTTTTTCTGGAAGGGATTAGTCCTTGCAAACGGGACATCTGTTATATTCCAACAGAGTTGATTGACGATGCGGTGATTGCCGGATTGCGAAATGGAGATTATGCAGGCATATACACAGAAAAAGGAGGTCTCGACGTCTCACATGTGGGCATCATTATTAAAACAGAAGGCAAAACCTTTTTACGGCACGCTTCTTCCCTTGAGATGAACAGGAAGGTAATTGATCAGAATTTGAAGGAATACCTGACGGGCAAACCCGGCCTGCTTGTACTCCGGGCAAAGAACGGCGACCTGTGATAATATCAGATATCAAAGAGACCGGGATTAATAGGGCAGGCTACTGTTAAAACTAAATATTGCAAGAGAATTTTAATGATGGTATAAAGGAAAAAAAGAGTAAAAGGGAGGTAAAGTGCTATGAAGAAATTATCTTTTTTTGTTTTACTTGCAATTCTTTTGATACCAATTGTCGCCTTTTCCGATGCACAGGATACGTTGAATAAGTCTATAAATCATATTGTATCGGTCCAGGATGAAAACGGCGCATGGTCAAGATTGAAGGGGGAATTCCCGTCTGAGACAGAGCCCACAAGCTGGGCAGTAAAGGTACTTGCCATGAACAAGGTTGTGCCTGACAAAGTTGAAAAAGGGGTAAATTTTATCCTTAAAGACCAGAAGCCGGATGGAAGCTGGAACAACAATACAGCACATACTGCCTTTACAATCCTTGCACTGAAGGAGGTAAACAAAGGCGATGAAGCAATAAAAAAGGGTGCGGAGTATTTAAGGACAGTGCAGGATACAAATGGGGGGTTTAAAAGGATAGGGAAGGAAGGCGCT
The nucleotide sequence above comes from Pseudomonadota bacterium. Encoded proteins:
- a CDS encoding DUF1460 domain-containing protein, producing MTVPPFDEKRCYELGRWSEDDLNHMICEAARIEEIGERIEFLSAQFLGNDYGEFTLIGSAGTPEEFVINLEGVDCFTFVDYVEAMRLSLSFAEFKDNLKRVRYQSGVVDYVRRNHFFTDWIIFNKEFVEDVTKEVGGLKTKKANKILNIKEDGTFFLEGISPCKRDICYIPTELIDDAVIAGLRNGDYAGIYTEKGGLDVSHVGIIIKTEGKTFLRHASSLEMNRKVIDQNLKEYLTGKPGLLVLRAKNGDL
- a CDS encoding winged helix-turn-helix domain-containing protein, with the protein product MRKPAPLPAGSKESLEQLLKKVKTKTQFQKVQCLWLRASLGLSSDDVAIAIGWNASSVRHLQALFLKEGEAVLQASKRGGRYRANITADEENTFLASFLEKSVRGEILVVSKIKSAYEKIVGHAVPKSTIYRILARHGWRKITPRPHHPKADVILQEEFKKNSPK